The genomic window TTCGCGGCCTACTTCGTGTTTGCGCTGGTGGGCCTGAACGTGCCGCTGATCTGGTCGCTGCTGTTCGGGGCGCTGATCAGTCCCACCGACCCGGTGGCCGTGCTGGACCTGCTCAAGCGGGCGCGGGTGCCCAAGCGCATCGAGACCCTGATCGCCGGCGAGAGCCTGCTGAACGACGGGGTGGGGGTGGTGATCTTTCTGGTGCTCGCGGGCATCGCGGGCGTGGGGGGCCGGCACCCGGAAGGCGTTACCGTGCTGGGCGTGCTGGGGCTGTTTGCACAGGAGGCACTGGGCGGGCTGCTGTTCGGGGCCGCGCTGGGCTGGCTGGGATACCGCATGATCCGGCGCGTCGAGCAGCCGGCGGTGGAACTGCTGCTCACCCTGGCGCTGGTGGTGGGCGGCTTCGTGGCGGCGGCGGCGCTGGAGGTGAGCGGGCCGCTGGCGATGGTCTCGGCGGGTCTGGTGATCTCGGCGACCAAGCACCGCATCTTCAGCCCCCCGACGCTGGAACATGTGGAGGGCTTCTGGGAAACCACCGATCAGGTTCTGAACATCCTGCTGTTTGCCTTTATCGGGCTGGATGTGCTGCTGACCCGCACCACCGGGGCCCAGATCGTTGCGAGCATTCTACTGATCGGGGTGGCGCTCGCGGCGCGCTGGATCAGCGTGGCCCTTCCCTTCGCGCTGGTGCGCGTGCGCGAGGGCTACGGAGCCTACACCGTGCGTCTGCTGACCTGGGGTGGGCTGCGGGGAGGCATTGCGATCAGTCTGGTGCTGGGCCTGCCCGCCACCCCCTACCGCACGCACCTCGTGACCGTGACCTATGCCATCGTGCTGTTCACCATCGCCGTGCAGGGGCTGACCATCATGCCGCTGGTCCACCGGGCGTCGCAGGCGTCGCCGGAGGGCTGAAGCGGGGGGGGCGCACAGCAAGACAGCAGAAGGCCCCGGCGCATGTTCTGCCGGGGCCTTCCTGACCTCTGGGTTTACTTTTCGACGAGGTAAGCGCGCTCGATCACGTCGGGCGTGCCCGGCATGCCCGGCTGGATGCGGGTCAGACGGTCGAGAACGTCCAGCCCCTCCACCACCTTGCCGAAGACCGTGTGGCGGCCGTCGAGGTGTGGGGTGGCGGTAAAGGTGATGAAGAACTGGCTGCCGTTGGTGCCGGGGCCGGCGTTCGCCATGCTCAGCACGCCCTTGCCGCTGTGGCGGTGCGAGGACCCGAACTCGTCTTCAAACTTGTAGCCGGGGCCGC from Deinococcus aerophilus includes these protein-coding regions:
- a CDS encoding cation:proton antiporter, which translates into the protein MLTAFAVLLCATALLAYLNERFLHFPTTVGVTLAGALASIGLIALDALGVVPGVRGWAADLLKTLNFTDFVLNGILSILLFAGALSLDAGQMLRQRGSILLLAFLSTLISTFLIGFAAYFVFALVGLNVPLIWSLLFGALISPTDPVAVLDLLKRARVPKRIETLIAGESLLNDGVGVVIFLVLAGIAGVGGRHPEGVTVLGVLGLFAQEALGGLLFGAALGWLGYRMIRRVEQPAVELLLTLALVVGGFVAAAALEVSGPLAMVSAGLVISATKHRIFSPPTLEHVEGFWETTDQVLNILLFAFIGLDVLLTRTTGAQIVASILLIGVALAARWISVALPFALVRVREGYGAYTVRLLTWGGLRGGIAISLVLGLPATPYRTHLVTVTYAIVLFTIAVQGLTIMPLVHRASQASPEG